A window from Thermomonas aquatica encodes these proteins:
- a CDS encoding SURF1 family cytochrome oxidase biogenesis protein, protein MRRTGVSANRRNLALGWLLALAAIVLFASLGRWQLARMHEKQARLDAAAHALDKHAPQPLLLASDPKRASAYDWAAGSGSIAGETVWLDNQMRSGRPGVRMYCVLLPDDGVQAVLVDAGWWPLDGKRDLPIFGCPLGRGVAVRGLLAPPPSSGLAHGDALAASGPQRWLATRLDLQAIARELKLSTGIAPRVLRLDPARDKGDAGVMLAPGERDLEILPNTITPERHLGYAVQWFGLALTVLVAAIVLTLRARKRPSQ, encoded by the coding sequence ATGCGGAGGACTGGCGTGAGCGCGAACCGCCGCAACCTCGCGCTGGGCTGGCTGCTCGCGCTGGCCGCGATCGTCCTGTTCGCCTCGCTCGGCCGCTGGCAACTCGCGCGGATGCACGAGAAGCAGGCCAGGCTGGATGCCGCCGCGCACGCGCTGGACAAGCATGCCCCGCAGCCGCTGCTGCTGGCCTCCGATCCCAAGCGCGCCAGCGCCTACGACTGGGCCGCGGGCAGCGGCAGCATCGCCGGCGAGACGGTCTGGCTGGACAACCAGATGCGCAGCGGCAGGCCGGGCGTGCGCATGTACTGCGTGCTGTTGCCGGACGACGGCGTACAGGCGGTGCTGGTCGATGCGGGCTGGTGGCCGCTGGATGGCAAGCGCGACCTGCCGATCTTCGGCTGCCCGTTGGGGCGGGGCGTGGCGGTGCGCGGCCTGCTGGCGCCGCCGCCGTCCAGCGGCCTGGCGCATGGCGATGCGCTGGCGGCGTCCGGTCCGCAACGCTGGCTGGCGACGCGCCTGGACCTGCAGGCGATCGCCCGCGAGTTGAAACTGTCGACCGGCATCGCCCCGCGCGTGCTGCGCCTGGATCCGGCGCGCGACAAGGGCGACGCCGGCGTGATGCTGGCCCCCGGCGAGCGCGACCTCGAGATCCTGCCCAACACGATCACCCCCGAACGCCACCTCGGCTATGCCGTGCAGTGGTTCGGGCTGGCGTTGACGGTGCTCGTCGCCGCCATCGTCCTCACCCTGCGTGCCCGGAAACGACCATCGCAATGA